A DNA window from Alligator mississippiensis isolate rAllMis1 chromosome 11, rAllMis1, whole genome shotgun sequence contains the following coding sequences:
- the SENP8 gene encoding sentrin-specific protease 8, which produces MDPVVLSYMDSLLRQSDVALLDPPSWLNDHIIGFAFEYFASSQFQDFSDQVCFIGPEVAQFIKCTTSQEELAMFLEPLDLSHKKVVFLAINDNSSQAAGGTHWSLLGYFRDRNFFAHYDSHSKSNSVHAKQVAGKLEAFLGKRGGKAAFIEEKAPAQQNSYDCGMYVICNTEALCQGYFRGQQEPVLQLLTPSYITQKRAEWKALIAKLAQK; this is translated from the coding sequence ATGGACCCTGTTGTTTTGAGTTACATGGACAGCTTGCTGAGACAGTCAGATGTTGCATTGCTGGATCCCCCAAGCTGGCTTAACGATCATATCATTGGGTTTGCCTTTGAGTACTTTGCCAGCAGCCAGTTCCAGGACTTCTCTGATCAAGTGTGCTTTATTGGCCCCGAAGTGGCTCAGTTTATCAAGTGCACCACCAGTCAAGAGGAATTAGCCATGTTCCTTGAGCCCCTGGACCTTTCCCACAAAAAGGTGGTGTTCTTGGCTATCAATGATAACTCCAGTCAGGCTGCTGGTGGAACCCATTGGAGCTTATTGGGGTACTTCAGGGACAGAAACTTCTTTGCCCACTATGACTCCCATAGTAAGAGCAACTCAGTCCATGCcaagcaggtggcagggaagctggagGCTTTTCTGGGCAAAAGAGGAGGCAAAGCAGCTTTCATAGAGGAGAAGGCCCCCGCCCAGCAGAATAGCTATGACTGTGGGATGTATGTGATCTGTAACACAGAGGCTTTATGTCAGGGATACTTTAGGGGACAGCAGGAGCCAGTGCTGCAGCTCCTCACTCCCTCTTACATCACACAGAAGAGAGCAGAGTGGAAAGCTCTCATTGCCAAACTTGCACAAAAGTGA